DNA from Campylobacter concisus:
CTAAGTGACGATAATAATCTAAAGAAATTTATAAAGATCAAAGGCGTAAAAAGCTTTAGCATAAGCGACGTGTCATATAAAAATGATGATGAGAACGGCGCGCCAAATTCTGAGCTTGATGGGTATGATTATTACATCGATATCACAAGCGATGAGTTTAAACCACAAAATAGCTACGAGATCACGATAAAACCGGGCTTTGGAGACGATAGAAATGTCGTAAGAGAGGCTAAAACCTACGAGGTGGTCGCTAGTAACTTCACTCCATTTGCAAATTTCACAAATGAAGAGCCTTATATCTCAAGCGTTGGCGAGATCGGCATTAGAAGTGCAAATTTACCTGAGCTAAATGTGAGCGTTGAAAAGTTAAGCGATCAAAATTTTAGATACTTTTTAAATTTCAACGACAATAGCGAAGATTTAAGCAACTTTAGCTCAAAAGTAGCAAGCAAAAGCTACAAGCTAGAAGGTGCATTAAACGAAATTTCACTAAATAAGATCAAACTTGACTTTGCAGGAGCAGGAGACGGAGTTTATAAGATAAGCTTAAACTACGGCAAAGATAAGAGCGTCTCAAAGGTCGTCTATCTAAGCGACATCGCCATAAATGCAAAGCTTGGCAAGGATGAAATTTTTGTCTTTGCAAACCGCCTTGGCGAAAACACAATGCTACCAAACGCAAATGTAAAAATTTATGGCAAAAGAAACGAAGAGATCGCAGTTGGCGCGACAAATGATGTTGGCGTCTTTAAATTTAACAAAAAAGATATCTACAAAGAGATCTCATCAGTCGTCGTCTCACTTAGCAAGGAGCAAAATTTCCTCATCATAAAAGATGGCGAAGCGCTAAATGAGGCAAAGCTCATCAGTCAAAATCCAAGCGAGAACATCGATGCTTACACACATTTTGCCTCAAATATCATAAGACCAAACGAAAGCTTAAAAGGAGCAATTTATCTAAGAGATAGGGACTTTAACCCGCTTAAAAATATGCCAGTTAAGATCAAATTTATCGATCCGCAAGGCAAAAGTAGCGCCCAGATCACGCAAAATACAAATGATGTTGGCATGATAAATTTCGAAAAAGAAATTTTAAGCGATCTAAGCGGTAGATTTAACATGCAGATAATCTACGCTAGCAAAGTGATAGCGAGTGTGCCATTTTACGTCGAGAGCTTCGTGCCAAACAAGATAAAAAATAACATAGCCATAGATGCGGATAAATTCTTTGCAAACGAGCTAGTAAAGGTAAATTTAACAAGTAGTTATCTTTTTGGCGGAGCAGCTAGCGACTTAGCTGGCAGTATGCAGGTTAGCTTCTTTGATGATGAGTATAAAAATAGCGAATTTAAAGAGTATAAATTTAAAAACGACACTCTAAAAGCGGCTGCCTATCCAAGCATAGAAAATGATCTAACTCTTTCAAAAGATGGCAAATCAAGCCAGATGATAGATCTTAGCTTTAACACCAAAAACGCACCATCAATAATAAAAGGTGTCATAAATTTCAACGTAAATGACGATGGCAAAAACGTAAGTGACGCAAAAAGCTTTACGCTCTATCCTTATAAAGATATGGTTGGCATCGCTGCTAGCACGGCATTTGCTGATCCAAATGAAGATGTAAAGATAAGAACAGTAGTTATTGATATGTCAAGCCAAAAGGCAGTGAAGTCAAATTTGAAATTTGATATAAAACGTGTCTCATGGCAGTATCAAAGGGACGCAAACGGCTATATAAAATGGATCCAAACACTTGAAGATGTGGATAGCTTTTATAAAAATAGTGGCGAGTTTAGCTATAAATTTACGCAAAGTGGCTCATACGTCATCACTGCTACAAATTTAGTAAGTGGTGCGAGCACGAGCCTTGATATGGACGTGAGCGGCTACAACTACTCAACCCTAGCACCTACAAAAGAGCTTAGCAAGTCTCAGATCAAGCTAAACAAAAGTGTCTATAAAAAAGGCGACGAGCTAAGCGCAGACATAAGCTCAGCCATAAAAGAAGGCATCGCGCTTGTCACGCTTGAAGATGCAGGTGTCAAAGCCTACAAGGTCGTCAAGATCAAAAACAACTCAGCAAACGTTAAATTTAAGCTCGACTTTGACTTTAGTGGCCTTTATGTGAGCGCAAATATCTACCGCATGACTGACACTGGGCTAACTCCGTTTAGAACCTACGGCAAGGTCTATGCAAACGGCGATAAATCTTCAAGAAAGATAGAGCTTACTCTTAATGCGCCAAAAAGTGCAAAGAGCGATGAAAATATCAAAATTTCACTAAAAACAAAGCCAAAAGCTTATGTAAATTTATTTATTACAGATGTTGGCGTGCTTGATATCACTTCGCAAAAACCAGCCGATCCGCTTAAGTTTTTTGACAAAATTTTACCTGATGGCGTCTTTGACTACGACATTTACAATATGCTCACAAACTACAAGGTCGAGGGCAAAACGCTAAGCTTTGGCGGTGATGCCGCGGCGATGGCTGTGGCGGCAAAAATGGCAAAACACGCAAGCCCAGTTGATAGCAAAAATGTAAAAACTTATGCAAATTTAGTGAGCCTTCAAGCAGACGACAAAGGCGAAATTTCATACGAATTTAAAACACCAAATGGCTTTAACGGCGCAGTTAGAGTAGATGCTGTGGCAAATGACGCAACTGCAATGAATGCCGTAAATAGCGAGATAAAAGTAAAAGATGATGTGATTATTAAGCCAAGCGCTTTAGTTTATCTTTTAAAAGGCGATGAATTAAGCGCAAATTTAAGGCTTATAAATACGACAAATACGGACAAAAACCTTACTATAAACATCGTAGCAAGTAAAAATTTAAACATCAAAACGCAAGAAAAAGCTAACCTAAAGCCGCTTGAAAACAAGGCGTTTGTGCTTAAAATTTCAGCCCTTGAAACAGGTGCTGGCGAATACAATATAACAGTAAGCGACAAAAATAGCTCAAAAATGCTTCAAAATTTACTAGACGTCATTAGTCCTTATACGATCAGCACCTACGCAAAGAGCAGTGTCTTTGACAAAGAGAGTAAAATTTCACTTCCAAAAGGCTATCAGGATGTGAGTGTTGATGCGTCAAGCTCGGCCTCAAGCGTGCTTTTAGCAGCTTCAAAGAATTTAGTAGAGTATCCTTACGGATGCGCGGAGCAAAGGAGTTCAAGACTGCTTGCGCTTTTAAATTTAAAACCAAAAGATGAGCTTGAAAAAAATGACCAAAAGAGATTTATCGTTAGCGGCATAGATGAGCTAGTTAAGATGCAAAAACCAGATGGTAGCTTTGGCTACTGGAGCGATCTAGGCGAGACAAATGCATTTGCAAGTATCTTTGCAACTGATGTTTTACTTGATCTTAGCGAGGCTGGATATGAGGTAAGCAATGGCGTCAAACAAAATGCGCTAAACTCTCTCTTAAAATACGCAAATAACGACCTTGAGGCACTTTACGCTCTTTATGTAAGCTCACGTGCAAATATGGCTGACAGATCGATCTTAAATAAAATTTACGACGACAAAGCCTACAATAAAACAGCACTAAGTAAATACCTAATGGCAGCAGCTCTAAAGCTAAACGGCCTAAATGACGAGGCAAAGGTCGCGCTAAAAGATATCAAAAATGCTAAAACAAGCGAAGAAAATGCATCTGATTTTAGCTCAAAAGTAAGAGATAACGCCTTTATCTTATACTTGCACGCAAAATACTTTGAGAAAAACGACTACTCAGACGACCTTGCAAATTTCTTGATAGTAAATTTAAATGAGCTAAGCTCAACGCAAGAGCGTGCATTTGCCCTTAGAGCGCTAAATGCATACTTTGGCAAAGATAACGGTGAGAAAAATAACAAATTTAAGCTTAGCTACAACGGCGAAAGTAAAGAATTTGACGGTCTTTTAAGCACGTCATTTACCACAAAAAATGGCGAATTTAGCATCGCTCCACTAGGCTCAAACAAGCTCTACGCAACTATATTAAGCTACGCTTACTTGCCGCTTGATATTAGGCATAAGATCGAGCCAAAAGAGCTTGATATCTACCGCGTCTTTGTCGATGAAAAAGGCAAAGAGCTAGATCTAAATAGTCTAAAAGTAAATGACGTCATCTACTCAAAAGTGGTGATAAACTCAAAAACAATGGTCAGAAACGGCGTGATAAACGAGATCGTAAGTAGTTGCTTTGAGCCGATAAATGAAAATTTAAGCAACTTTAGCAAGAGCTTAAAAAACAGCTTACAAGTTGAGTATAAAAGCATAAAAGATGACCGCGTGCTAAGCTTTTACACTCTAAGTAGCGACGAAAAAGACGCCGTGCTTTACACACCTTATAGAGTAAGACTTGGCGGTAAATGTTCTCTTGGTGCAGTCACAACTGAAAATATGTACAACGAAAGACAAAACGACTACGACCTAGCCGTGAGAAGCTTTAACGTTAAATAGCTATTTAAACTCTGGGGCGTTTAACCGCCCCAAGCCCATATTTCCCCACTTTTGCAAAGATTTTTTTAAACAAATTTTAGATAACATTAAGCATTTTTTAAACGAAACTGAGGAGATAAAAGTGGCAGAATTTTACAATGCAAAAGAGATAGAAGACAAATTTTATAAAATTTGGGAAGAACGCGGATATTTCGAGATAGACGCAAACAAAGATATCCAAAAAGATGGACGTAAATTTTGCATTATGATGCCACCTCCAAACGTGACTGGCTCACTTCACATCGGACACGCCCTAACCTTCACACTTCAAGATATTATGACTCGCTACAAGAGGATGGACGGCTACAAGACACTTTGGCAACCAGGACTTGACCACGCTGGTATCGCTACTCAAAACGTCGTTGAAAAGCAGCTTTTGGCTCAAGGGATCAAAAAAGAAGAGCTTGGACGCGAGAAATTTGTAGAAAAAGTGTGGGAGTGGAAGGAAAAAAGTGGCGGCATGATAGTCCATCAGATGCGAAAACTTGGCATCACTCCGGCTTGGTCACGCCAGAGATTTACTATGGATGAGGGCTTAAGAAAAGCTGTGAAAAAAGCCTTTGTAAATTTATATGATAAAGGGCTAATTGTCCAGAAAAACTATATGATAAACTGGTGTACGCATGATGGCGCACTCTCTGACATCGAGGTCGAACACAAAGAGAATAAAGGCAAGCTTTATCACTTAAGATACTACTTTGCAGAGAAGCCAAACGAATTTGTTGTTGTTGCGACCACTAGACCTGAAACATATTTCGGCGATACGGCGGTAATGGTAAATCCAAACGACGAGCGTTATAAAAATTTAATCGGCAAAAAAGTGGTGCTACCTATCATAAATAGAGAGATCGAGATCATCGCAGACGAGCACGTTGATATGGAGTTTGGAACAGGCCTTGTTAAGGTCACGCCTGCGCACGATCAAAACGACTACGAGGTTGGCAAAAGGCACGACCTTGAGTTTATCACTGTATTTGATGAAAAAGGCATTTTAAACGACAAGTGCGATAAATTTGCAGGTCTTGAGAGGCTTGAGGCTAGAGACATTGTCGTGGCCGAGCTTGAAAAACTTGGCAATGTCGAGAAAATCGAGGACTACGAAAACCAAGTAGGTTACTGCTACCGCTGCAAAAACGTCGTCGAGCCATATATCTCAAAGCAGTGGTTTGTCAAAAAAGAGATCGCAGACGAAGCGATACAAAAGGTCTCAGAGGGTCTTGCTAAATTTTACCCGCCGCACTGGATAAACAGCTTTAATGCGTGGATGAGAGAGCTAAGAGATTGGTGTATCTCACGCCAGCTTTGGTGGGGACATCAAATTCCAGTATTTTACTGCGATGATTGCGGTCATATGTGGGCTGACGAGGGAGAGCCATGCGAGTGCAAAAAGTGTAAAAGTAAAAATTTCCACCAAGACCCAGACGTGCTAGATACGTGGTTTAGCTCTGGTCTTTGGCCATTTAGCACGCTTGGCTGGGGCAATGAAAATGAGCTAAAAAATGAAAAGTGGTTTGAAGGCGATTTGGCTGAGTTTTATCCAAACAACCTTCTCATCACTGGCTTTGATATATTGTTTTTCTGGGTTGCTAGGATGATGTTTCAGGGTGAAAACGCCCTTGGCAAGCTGCCGTTTGACGACATCTACCTGCACGCGCTTGTAAAAGATGAGTTTGGCAGAAAGATGAGTAAAAGCCTTGGCAACGTCATCGACCCGCTTGATAGCATAAATGAGTATAGTGCCGATATATTGCGCTTTACACTAACTCTTCTAGCCGTTCAAGGACGCGACATCAAGCTAAGCGACGCCAAGATGAAGCAGGTAAGAAATTTCACCAACAAGCTTTATAATGCGAGCAAATACCTCATGTTAAATGAGAGCAAATTCCCAAATTTAGAGGATATCAAGCTTGAAACAAAGCTTGGAATTTATATAAACAGCCGCTTTAACGAGTGCGTGAGAGAGGTGCGTGAAAATATCGACGCCTACCGCTTTAATGACGCGGCAAACACACTTTATAAATTCCTTTGGGATGAGTTTTGCGACTGGGGTATCGAGCTTAGCAAGGCTGATAAAGCGAGCGTAAAAGAGCTTGGAAGCATATTTAAAGAGGCGATGAAGCTGCTAAATCCTTTCATGCCGTTTCTTTCAGAGTATCTATTTCAAGAGCTTAGCGGCACACAGCTTGAAAATGCAAAATCAATAATGGTGATGAACTACCCAGAGATAAAAGAGCGAAATTTAGAGGTTGAGAAGAAATTTGAACTAGTTATCGAGGCGATCGTCGCTATTCGCCGTGCAAAAGCGACAATAGATCTAGGCAACTCAAAGATCGCAAAAGCCTTTGTTAAATTTAATGAAAAAATAGACCTTGACGAGGTAAAAGAGTATATCAAACTGCTTGCAAAATGCGAAGAGATCGGCTTTGTAGATGAAAAAATAGAAAACTCAATAAGAGATGTGAGCGAAAATTTAGAGGCATTTGTCCCGCTTGAAGGGCTTGATATGAGCGGCATCATCACAAGGCTAAGGTCTCAAAAGACAAAGCTTGAAAAAGAGATCGCCAAGCTTTCAGGTATGCTCAATAACGAGAAATTTGTAGCCTCCGCCCCGCAAGCCGTGGTTGAAGCCAACCGAGAAGGGCTGCAAAGCGCGCAGGAAAAATTCGCCAAAGTATGCGACGAACTAAAGGTGTTTGGCGAGTGAGTTGCTCGCTTAATTTTTAAATTTTAAATGAAGGAGAAAAAAATGTTAAAAACTAGTATTGGTGGATTCACCTTAGGTACAGTAATAGCCGTAGCGCTATCATGGGGAGCCAACAAAAGTATTTTGTGGGCGATAATTCACGGATTTTTAAGTTGGATATACGTGATTTATTATATTTTGATTAAGTAAAATTTTATCAGCGACGCGCCGTTTTACGCACTAAATTTTAAAATTTAAAGGATCAAAAATGAGTGAAAAAATAAAAATAGCAGTTTTAGGATATGGAAATTTAGGTCGTGGCGTAGAGTTCGCGGTGCGAAACAGTAAGGATATGGAGCTTGTGGCGGTTTTTAGCCGCAGAGATCCAAGAGAGGTAAAAACGTGTGGTGCGCCGGTGTTTAGCGTGGATCAAATTTTATCTCACAAGGGCAAATTTGACGTTTTAGTCCTTTGCGGTGGCAGCGCAACTGACTTACCGACGCAGACTCCAGAATTTGCAAAAGAGTTTAACGTAGTTGATAGCTTTGACACGCACGCTAAAATCCCAGAGCACTTTGCCGCAGTGGATGCTGCTGCTAAAAAAGGTGGCAATGTAGGTGTCATCGCTGTTGGCTGGGACCCGGGGCTATTTTCACTAAATAGATTATTTGGCGAGAGCGTGCTTGAAAATGGCAGCAGCTATACATTTTGGGGCAAAGGCGTGAGCCAAGGCCACTCAGACGCCATACGCAGGATAAAAGGCGTCGTGGATGCTCGTCAATACACAGTGCCCATAGATAGCGCCTTGGAGCGAGTTCGCGCTGGGGAAAATCCAAATTTAACCACAAGGGAAAAACATCTGCGTGATTGCTACGTAGTGGCGCAGGACGGCGCTGATAAGGCACGTATAGAGCATGAGATAAAAACGATGCCAAATTATTTTGCCGACTACGACACAAGCGTGTATTTTATCGACCTTGAGACGCTTAAAAAAGAGCATGGCGGTATCCCACATGGGGGATTTGTACTGCGAAGCGGAGTGAGCGGAGAGCATGGCGAGAACAAACACTTGATCGAGTTTTCTCTAAAACTTGACTCAAATCCAGAATTTACAGCAAGCGTGCTTGTAGCCTACGCCAGAGCAGCATATCGCTTGGCGCAAAGGGGTGAGAGTGGCGCATTTAGCGTATTTGACATAGCTCCAGCGCTTCTTTCGCCAAAGAGTGCAGATGAGCTAAGGCGCGAAATTTTATAAGATGACGCACTTTTAAAAATAAGGAAAATTTAGTGATAAAAATAGAAAATTTAACCAAATTTTATGGCGGCACACAGATCCTTTTTGATGTAAATTTAGAGGTTGCAAAGGGTGAAATTTTTGCTATCGTGGGACATAGTGGCGCTGGCAAATCAACACTTTTAAGGTGCATAAATGGGCTAGAGAGCTATCAAGGTGGCAGCTTAAAAGTCTTTGATCAAGAGATAAAAAATTTAGATGAAATGCAACAAAGAATTTTAAGACGAGATGTTGGAATGATATTTCAGCATTTTGCCTTGATGGCTAGAAAAAATGTCTTTGAAAACGTCGCTACTCCGCTTAAATTTTGGGGTTATAAAAGCGATGAAACTGAAAAAAGAGTGAGAGAGCTTTTAAATTTAGTCGGTCTTGAAAGCAAGGCAAAAAGCTATCCAAGCGAGCTAAGCGGCGGCCAAAAACAGCGTGTCGCTATCGCTAGAGCACTTGCTTTAAATCCTAAAATTTTACTAAGCGACGAGGCGACTTCGGCTCTTGATCCAAACACGACAAATCAAATTTTAGAGCTGCTTGAAAAGATAAATAAAGAGCTAGACATCAGCGTCGTCATCGTCACGCACGAGATGGAGGTGGTAAAATCTATCGCAAAACGCGCGATTTTGCTAGAAGGTGGCAAGATCATAGGCTCTGGAAGCATCGAAGAGCTATTTTTAAAGCCAGATGAGAAGATGAAAGAGTTTTTGGGTGAAGTTGAAATTCTACCAAGCACTGGCACAAATATCAGGCTATTTTTCCCAAAAGAAGTGGCTCAAAACAGCGTGATCACACACATGGCTAGAAGCCTAAATATCGACTTTAACATAGTCTGGGGCAAGCTTGAAAAGCTAAACGACAACGTCCTTGGCTCGCTTGTCATAAACATAGATGAAAAAGATAAAGAAAACGTGCTTAACTACATCAAGCAAAGTGGCGTTTTGTGGGAGGTTGCTTAATGTTTGGTATTGATTTTTCTAAATTTCCAGATGTTTTTTCTAGAATACTTTTGCCAGCTATCGGCGAAACGCTATATATGAGTATCGTCTCCACCCTGCTCGCTTTTGCCATAGGCCTTATACCTGCGGTTTTGCTCATCCTTTCAGACAAAAACGGTCTAAAGCCAAACAAACAGCTTTACTTTGTCCTTGATATCATTATAAACGTGCTTAGAAGCTTTCCGTTTATCATTTTGATCATCGTGCTATTTCCAGTCACAAAAATGATCGTAGGTACAAGTATTGGCACGACTGCTGCGATCGTTCCACTAACTATCGGAGCGGCTCCGTTTGTGGCAAGGCTCATTGAAAATGCTCTAAAAGAGGTTGATAAAGGCATCATCGAAGCTGCTCAAAGCTTTGGTAGCTCGAAATTTCAGATCATTTTCCGTGTGATGTTTGTAGAGGCGCTTCCTGGCATCATTTCGGCATTTACACTAACACTTATCGTAAATATCGGCTTTTCAGCGATGGCTGGTGCAGTTGGCGGTGGCGGACTAGGATCAGTCGCTATAAACTACGGATATCAGAGATTTCGCCCAGATATCATGCTCTACACCGTGGTTATTCTAATTATTATGGTGCAAATTTTCCAAGTTTTAGGCAACTATCTCTATAAAATTTCAAAAAAATGATTTTAAAAACATTGCAAATGCTAATGCCACACATAAGATAAAAGCGATAAAAATTGCCATAAATTTTGGCTTAAAAAACCTATTAAGAAGTATGATTTCCGGCAGGCTAACACCTGCCGCCGTTATTACAAACGCTCCAAATGCGGCCGCACTAGCACCAGAGGTAAGAAGCGCTAAGCCAATTGGCACTAGCGCTTCTACTCTAACATAGAGCAAAATTCCAAACAATGCCGAAATAAGTATCGAGGCGATGTCGCTAGAACCAAGATAGTTTGAGATAAGCTTTTGCGGAACAAATCCGTGTATAGCGGCGCCGATAAACATCGCAAGCAGTATGTAATGAAATAGTTTTTTATACTCTTTTACCGAGTTTAAAAGCGCCATTTTGTAAATATTTTTACTATTTTTTATATCCTTGCAAGAGCAAGCTTGTGTCTGATTAACGGGCGTAAAAACAAAGCCTTTGGTTGGATTGTATGGGCTAAATTTTGGTTTTAAAAAATCATCTTTTAAAAATAGATTTTGATCTGCTTTTGATAACAAAAGACCAAAAGCAAGCGATGAGATAAAAATGACCGTAAAATAAATAATGCTAAATTTAAACCCAAAGCTCATAAAAAGAAGCGTTAAAATTACAGGATTAACAAGCGGAGAGCTTAACAAAAATACGCTACTAACGCCAAGTGATACGCCGCTTTTTAAAAACCCATTTAAAAGCGGTATAGTAGAGCACGAACAAAACGGCGTAATAGCGCCAACCAAAAACGCCTTGATAAAGCTTGAAATTTTTGTGCTTATAAGGTGTTTTTTGAGTTTTTGACTAAATTTTTCAGATACGATGAATACCAAAAAAGAGACACAAAAAAATAGTAGTGAAATCTCTGTAAAATAAAGTATGAAAAATTTAATAAACTCAAATATATTGTGTTGATTAAAAAGATCGAGCATTTTTTACCTTTAAATTTTTATATGATTATATACTAATATAGGAATATAGTCAAGTATAAATTTAGCTCTTTTAAGTTAAAATCATAAAAAAGGTATAAAAATGCAATGTGTTGATATTCTTGCGCTAAAAAGCGAATTTATGAGAGTTTTGGCTCATCCTATTAGGATCGGAATAGTTGAGGTTTTAGGTGATAAAAAGATGAGCGTAGGTGAAATTTGCGAGCTTTTAAATAAAGAACAAGCAACGATTTCAAAGCATCTTGGGGTATTAAAAAATGGGGGAATTTTAAAAAGCGAGAAGTCCGGACTTAATGTTTTTTACTCGGTTGATATTTGCTGTTTGCCAAATTTTTTGGAATGTTTAAAAAATATTTTAGAGGAAAAAGCAGCCAAAAACTCAAAAAATGCAAGAGGTGTCATAAAAAGTCTAAGATAAATTTCTAAAATTTATTTTTTTTTAAAGTTTATTTATTTAGAATGCGCGAAATTAATTTAACCGAAAGGATCTAAAATGAAATCAGATATGTGCCAGATGTGCCGCCTACTAAAAAACGCGTCGTCGAAAGACTAATCTCTAAGCACAGAATTTCTTTTTAAGTGCTTAGAAAAAGCTTAAGCACTTAAAAAGAAATTTAATCTTCTAGCTTAAATTTATCCTTTTTTTGGTGCTTGGCAAATTTTAAAAAAGGATAACAAATGAAAAAACTACTTCTTACCTCTTTAGTTGCCCTAGGCCTTAGCGTTAGTGCAAATGCTGCTGACAAGTCAAAAACAATAATCGTCGGTGCTACACCTATCCCACATGCTGAAATTTTAGAGGTTGTAAAGCCTATTTTGGCAAAAGATGGCTACACACTTGAGATCAAAGAATTTAACGACTACACCACGCCAAACCTTGCGACAGAGGACGGCGACCTTGACGCAAACTTCTTTCAGCACATCCCATATCTTGAAGAATTTAACAAAAACAAAGGCACTCACCTTGTAAAAACAGTTGGCGTGCACCTCGAGCCAATGGGCGTTTATTCTAAAAAGATTAAAGATATCAAAGAACTAAAAGATGGCGCAGTGGTCTCTATCCCAAATGACCCAACAAACGAGAGCCGCGCACTTGACATCGTAGCTAGCGCTGGACTTATCAAACTAAATGACAACCCGCTAAAAACTCCGCTTGATATAGTTGATAACCCTAAAAAGCTTAAATTTGAAGAGATCGAGGCTGCTCAAGTGCCAAGAACGCTTGATGACGTTACTATCGCAGTTATCAACACAAACTACGCGCTAAATGCAAATTTAAATCCAACAAAAGACGCGCTTGTGATCGAGGGTAAAGATAGCCCATACGTAAACTACATAGTTGTAAAAGCTGGCAACGAGAACAGCCCTAAAACTAAAGCCCTTGATAAAGCTATCAACTCACCAGAAGTTAAGAAATTTATCGAGACAAAGTATAACGGCGCTATCATCCCAGCGTTTTAATTAAATTTATAAAAAGCGACGTAAAAGCTTTTACCTTTTTAGCGTCGCTTCAAATCAAACCAAAAAAGGAAAAACAATGAAATTTATCAAACTTTTAACCGCATCTTTAGTTGCTCTAAGCCTTCACGCAGCCGACAAAGACCACACTATCACTGTTGGCGTCTCACCTGTGCCACACGCTGAAATTTTAGAATTTGTAAAACCAAAGCTAAAAGATAAGGGCTATGATCTTGTTATCTCTGAAATTTCAGACTATTCGATACCAAATGTCGCCACAGAAGATGGTAGCTTAGACGCAAATTTCTTTCAGCATTTACCATATCTTGAGGAGCAAAACAAGGCTAGAGGCTTGCATCTTGTAAGCGTTGCGAGCGTGCATGTCGAGCCACTTGGCTTTTACTCTAAAAAGATAAAAGATATCAAAGAGCTAAAAGATGGCGCAAAAGTGGCGATCGCTTACGATCCGTCAAATGGCAACAGAGCGCTTAGGATTTTAGAAAAAGCTGGTCTTATAGAGATCAACAAAGGCGTCAAAACAGCTAGCGTAAATGACATAACGAAAAATCCTAAGAATTTGCAGTTTGTCGAGCTAGAAGGCGCTCAGATCCCAAGGACGCTTGATGATGTCGATATCGCAGCTATTAGTACAAATTTCGTCCTTGATCTTGGCATGAGCGTGGCAAAAGACGCACTTTTACTTGAGGACGCAGGTAGCCCTTACGCAAACATCATCGTTACAAAATCTGGCAATGAAAATAACCCTAAGATCAAAGCTTTAGTCGATGCGGTGCTTAGCCCTGATACTAAAAATTTCATCATCACTCGCTACAAAGGCGAGGTCATACCTGCGTTTTAAAACTGGGCGAGCTTTCGCCCTACTTCTTTATAAATTTTACTACCCCATTTAATTTAAATTTTATCACTCCATGTTAGTTACTATTAGTAAATAAAGCTTTGCTACAATGCCTCACTTTAAGATAAATTTCGGAGTAAAAATGCTACATGACATTATTGATTTTATCGTTTCAAGCGTGAGCAGCTGGGGATATGCTGGCATATTTGTGATGATGTTTTTAGAGAGCTCATTTTTTCCATTTCCAAGCGAAGTGGCGATGATACCAGCTGGATATCTAGCTCACAAAGGCGAGATGAGCCTAGTGCTTGCCTTTATCTCAGGCACGCTTGGCAGCCTGCTTGGAGCCATTTTTAACTACTATCTTTGCTACTTTTTTGGACGTGAGATCATCTTAAAATACGGCAAATTTGTCGGCATCACTCACGAAAAGATGGATAAATTTGAAGCATTTTTTAATAAACACGGCGA
Protein-coding regions in this window:
- a CDS encoding alpha-2-macroglobulin family protein, which produces MQQKALLLALLGAVNLYALSLNGNVEVKSPLSVEFGLEDDVSKNLIGTLSEKKIISCEPALSGTVKFNAQSLTLFTKDMHAGAEYSCKLENGSSASFETKEFALEKIEKLTDSKFILKFNDEVSEELVKKIAVKGASFNALQLSQNSFELDLDKNISEPVFEFGENFESKFGAKLAGDGVVKFSEQVSSESVNINAEAKSFEIAKIYPASLDNGILAFRIYLKEWLSDDNNLKKFIKIKGVKSFSISDVSYKNDDENGAPNSELDGYDYYIDITSDEFKPQNSYEITIKPGFGDDRNVVREAKTYEVVASNFTPFANFTNEEPYISSVGEIGIRSANLPELNVSVEKLSDQNFRYFLNFNDNSEDLSNFSSKVASKSYKLEGALNEISLNKIKLDFAGAGDGVYKISLNYGKDKSVSKVVYLSDIAINAKLGKDEIFVFANRLGENTMLPNANVKIYGKRNEEIAVGATNDVGVFKFNKKDIYKEISSVVVSLSKEQNFLIIKDGEALNEAKLISQNPSENIDAYTHFASNIIRPNESLKGAIYLRDRDFNPLKNMPVKIKFIDPQGKSSAQITQNTNDVGMINFEKEILSDLSGRFNMQIIYASKVIASVPFYVESFVPNKIKNNIAIDADKFFANELVKVNLTSSYLFGGAASDLAGSMQVSFFDDEYKNSEFKEYKFKNDTLKAAAYPSIENDLTLSKDGKSSQMIDLSFNTKNAPSIIKGVINFNVNDDGKNVSDAKSFTLYPYKDMVGIAASTAFADPNEDVKIRTVVIDMSSQKAVKSNLKFDIKRVSWQYQRDANGYIKWIQTLEDVDSFYKNSGEFSYKFTQSGSYVITATNLVSGASTSLDMDVSGYNYSTLAPTKELSKSQIKLNKSVYKKGDELSADISSAIKEGIALVTLEDAGVKAYKVVKIKNNSANVKFKLDFDFSGLYVSANIYRMTDTGLTPFRTYGKVYANGDKSSRKIELTLNAPKSAKSDENIKISLKTKPKAYVNLFITDVGVLDITSQKPADPLKFFDKILPDGVFDYDIYNMLTNYKVEGKTLSFGGDAAAMAVAAKMAKHASPVDSKNVKTYANLVSLQADDKGEISYEFKTPNGFNGAVRVDAVANDATAMNAVNSEIKVKDDVIIKPSALVYLLKGDELSANLRLINTTNTDKNLTINIVASKNLNIKTQEKANLKPLENKAFVLKISALETGAGEYNITVSDKNSSKMLQNLLDVISPYTISTYAKSSVFDKESKISLPKGYQDVSVDASSSASSVLLAASKNLVEYPYGCAEQRSSRLLALLNLKPKDELEKNDQKRFIVSGIDELVKMQKPDGSFGYWSDLGETNAFASIFATDVLLDLSEAGYEVSNGVKQNALNSLLKYANNDLEALYALYVSSRANMADRSILNKIYDDKAYNKTALSKYLMAAALKLNGLNDEAKVALKDIKNAKTSEENASDFSSKVRDNAFILYLHAKYFEKNDYSDDLANFLIVNLNELSSTQERAFALRALNAYFGKDNGEKNNKFKLSYNGESKEFDGLLSTSFTTKNGEFSIAPLGSNKLYATILSYAYLPLDIRHKIEPKELDIYRVFVDEKGKELDLNSLKVNDVIYSKVVINSKTMVRNGVINEIVSSCFEPINENLSNFSKSLKNSLQVEYKSIKDDRVLSFYTLSSDEKDAVLYTPYRVRLGGKCSLGAVTTENMYNERQNDYDLAVRSFNVK